The Flavobacterium piscisymbiosum genome includes a region encoding these proteins:
- a CDS encoding CHAP domain-containing protein, with the protein MTLIKKTLEIATAQIGVEEIPRNSNSGPEVEIYLRSVGLSKGYAWCMAFVYWCTQNAALQINAKNPLKKTAGVLDQYNSRPLLVKKIPQAGDIFILDLKNGLGHTGFVEKVVGTMIYTIEGNTNDTGGREGYKVARRKRDIKSIKGFLRLQN; encoded by the coding sequence ATGACACTAATTAAAAAAACCTTAGAAATCGCTACGGCACAAATTGGTGTCGAAGAAATTCCCAGAAACAGTAACTCCGGCCCTGAAGTCGAGATTTATTTAAGAAGCGTAGGACTTTCAAAAGGATATGCCTGGTGCATGGCTTTTGTATACTGGTGCACCCAAAATGCGGCATTGCAGATTAACGCAAAAAATCCTTTAAAGAAAACGGCAGGAGTTCTGGATCAATACAACTCAAGACCGCTTTTGGTAAAAAAAATTCCGCAGGCAGGAGACATTTTTATTCTGGATTTAAAAAATGGTTTAGGCCATACCGGATTTGTAGAAAAAGTAGTCGGAACCATGATTTACACTATCGAAGGAAATACAAATGATACAGGCGGCCGTGAAGGCTATAAAGTAGCCCGAAGAAAACGAGATATAAAAAGTATAAAGGGCTTTTTGCGCCTGCAAAATTAA